CGTCTGTGCTTTGCTTATTAATTACTTAATAGAAAAAAACTTTACCCCCTTTTTAGCCGTAGATGCAGACCCTAATTACAACCTAAACGAGCTTTTAGGAATTAAAGAGTTCAAAACCTTAAGTGAAATAAGAGAAGAGATTCTTGCTCATAAAGTACCTGAGTTTATGTCTCGTTATGAATTCGTTGAGATGAAAATAAACGAAATTTTAATAGAAAATCCAGGCTTTGAGCTTTTAGTAATGGGTTATCCTGAAAAAGCGGGTTGTTATTGTCCTATACACTCTTTTCTTTCCCAAGCTTTAGCCAGGTTGTTTAAAAACTATCCATACGTGGTTATAGACAACGAAGCAGGCATGGAGCATCTTTCTAGGTTAAACCTAACTCAAATGGACCATCTTATCATCGTTTCAGACCCAAATCCTCGAGGAATACTTACAGCCGAAAGGATTTGGAAGTTAGTACAATCCCTTAAGGTTGAAGCCAAAAAAATCTGGCTGTTAATAAACAAAGTGTCAACTGACATGGAAGAAGAGATAGAAGAATTGGTTAAAAAAAATATAAAAGAACCTCAGATTAGTCTATTAGGATTTTTACCAGAAACAAATACTTTGGTTGAGTATGAGTTAAACTCTTATCCTGTTTTTGAATGGGATCAAAATTTTAAAACCCAAGCCTACCAAATTTTCGATAAACTCTGGGAGCAGTAAGATGAAAGAAAAAACCTTAAGACTTTACAACACGTTAACCAAAAAATTGGAGAAATTTTCCCCTTTAAACCCCCCAAAAGTAACGATGTATGTGTGCGGTATTACTGCATACGATTCTCCTCATTTAGGACATATACGATCTGCTGTGGTCTTTGACGTTTTAACTCGAGTACTAACCTATTTAGGATATGAAGTAGTTTATGTAAGAAATATTACAGACATTGACGATAAAATCATCAATCGATCCAACCAGGAAGGTATTTTCTGGAAAGATTTGGTAGAAAAATATGTTAAAGAATATGAAACAGCCGTTGAAAAACTGAATTTATTAAAACCTACTTATACCCCTAAAGCCTCAGAACATATTCCAGAAATTATCAGTCTTATACAAATTTTAATAGAGCGGGGGTTAGCTTATCAAAGTAACGGAGATGTTTATTTTAGAGTAGAAAAATTTCCTTCTTATGGAAAACTCTCTGGGCGAAAAATCGAAGAGTTGCTTTCTGGGGTAAGGATTGAGGTTTCAGAAAAGAAAGAGAATCCTTTAGACTTCGCTTTATGGAAATCTGCCAAGCCAGGAGAACCTTTCTGGGAAAGTCCTTGGGGATTAGGACGTCCAGGATGGCATATAGAATGTTCTGCCATGGCACTAAAATACCTTGGAGAAACCTTAGACATACATGGAGGTGGACTTGATCTAATCTTTCCCCATCATGAAAACGAGATAGCCCAAAGCGAAGGGGCTACAGGAAAACCTTTTGTCAGATATTTTGTCCATCATGGTTTGATAACCATAAACGGAGAAAAAATGTCTAAAAGCCTGGGAAACTTTGTAACTATGGAATGGCTTTTTGAACGTTTCCATCCAGAGGTCATCAAAACCTTTCTTCTTTCCATGCATTACA
Above is a genomic segment from Thermodesulfobacterium commune DSM 2178 containing:
- a CDS encoding ATP-binding protein codes for the protein MSVKISLVGKGGTGKTTVCALLINYLIEKNFTPFLAVDADPNYNLNELLGIKEFKTLSEIREEILAHKVPEFMSRYEFVEMKINEILIENPGFELLVMGYPEKAGCYCPIHSFLSQALARLFKNYPYVVIDNEAGMEHLSRLNLTQMDHLIIVSDPNPRGILTAERIWKLVQSLKVEAKKIWLLINKVSTDMEEEIEELVKKNIKEPQISLLGFLPETNTLVEYELNSYPVFEWDQNFKTQAYQIFDKLWEQ
- the cysS gene encoding cysteine--tRNA ligase → MKEKTLRLYNTLTKKLEKFSPLNPPKVTMYVCGITAYDSPHLGHIRSAVVFDVLTRVLTYLGYEVVYVRNITDIDDKIINRSNQEGIFWKDLVEKYVKEYETAVEKLNLLKPTYTPKASEHIPEIISLIQILIERGLAYQSNGDVYFRVEKFPSYGKLSGRKIEELLSGVRIEVSEKKENPLDFALWKSAKPGEPFWESPWGLGRPGWHIECSAMALKYLGETLDIHGGGLDLIFPHHENEIAQSEGATGKPFVRYFVHHGLITINGEKMSKSLGNFVTMEWLFERFHPEVIKTFLLSMHYRSPLDYSEESLKNTEKAVYGFYETLYWAEKVQSLKEGLLSEKARRLEKTYQEFKTKFISALLEDLNTAMALGYLFNLEKELYNFVSKTPQLTSEEEILVKSIAKDVRNEASKLLGLFQTDPISFWKTEREKKLKPLSLTLEEVEKLVREREKARKEKNFQQADRIREELQKKGIILKDTKTETFWWVE